A single Vigna radiata var. radiata cultivar VC1973A chromosome 8, Vradiata_ver6, whole genome shotgun sequence DNA region contains:
- the LOC106770035 gene encoding putative pentatricopeptide repeat-containing protein At5g06400, mitochondrial, translated as MKSLTKLRFLNPLLHSRSHVLNLSNTAKLSYPRRETKQQLSNTNIPSDIDASRALFNEITQILGAETVFPDQSPSGFLFPLETPHFEVGSVDQSACTKGVCQNSSQNVGSLEDAQVGNMGKEDLSRIVDEITEIVRGEKSSTSMEERLENLSYGLNSEVFDMVLKRCFTVPLLALRVFNWLKLKDGYCHTTQTYNTMLYIAGEAKEFGLVKRLVEEMDECGIQKDVKTWTILITHYGKARKISEALLAFENMKRCDCEPDAVSYSAIICSLCSAEKGDIAMEFYTDMVRKDMVCDVRLYETIMKCMARSGDVAAVRLLGNDMIRLSVMPENRVHSCMLKNFCISGRIEEALELVRDLKSKDLDLEPENYENLVRGLFKADRITDALHIVEIMKRRDMVDEKIHGIIINGYLGRNDVDRALKVFQSMKESGCVPIISTYTELIQHLFRLSRYEEACMMYDEMLAKGIKPDIVAITAMVAGHVSHNRISEAWKIFSCMECQDIRPTRKSYEVFIKELCKGSRTEDIVKVFHEMQASKIKIQDTVFRWVITYMEEKGELTMMEKIQQMRKAYTLDSEKLKESNKQVSLGIKVEKDVKVDLSKSKIDYSSTHRNLKTCAELDIHEICRILSSSTDWSLIQEKLERSTFRFTPELVIEILQSCSMHGGSVLKFFSWVGKQSGFRHTLESYNMAMKIAGSGKDFKHMRSLFFEMRRNSYPITPETWTIMIMLYGRTGLTEMAMNCFKEMKADGYSPNRSTYKYLIIAFCGRKGRKVDDALETYCEMIGAGYTPDKELIEAYLGCLCEVGRVLEARRCADSLQNFGYTAHLSYSVFIRSLCRAGRVEEALALIKEVGEEKSSLEQLTCGSIVHGLLRKGRLEEALAKVDAMKQKGIAPTIHVYTSLMVHFFKEKQVEKAIETFEEMQQSGHEPNIVTYSALIRGYMNVGRPIDAWNIFYLMKLKGPFPDFKTYSMFLTCLCKVGRSEEAMQLISEMLDSGIVPSTINFRTVSYGLNREGKNDLARIVLQQKSELRRKRRLVT; from the coding sequence ATGAAATCATTAACTAAGCTCCGATTCCTGAATCCCCTTCTCCACTCACGATCTCACGTTTTGAATCTTTCCAACACTGCAAAACTTTCATACCCTCGGAGAGAAACAAAGCAACAACTTTCCAACACCAACATTCCTTCAGATATTGATGCTTCTCGTGCACTTTTCAATGAGATCACCCAGATTCTAGGTGCAGAAACCGTGTTCCCAGATCAATCACCATCTGGGTTTTTGTTTCCTTTAGAAACTCCCCACTTTGAAGTTGGTTCCGTGGACCAATCAGCTTGCACCAAAGGTGTTTGTCAAAATTCCTCACAGAATGTTGGCTCTTTGGAAGATGCTCAGGTGGGAAATATGGGTAAGGAAGATCTAAGCCGGATAGTGGATGAGATTACTGAAATCGTTAGAGGGGAAAAGAGTTCCACTTCTATGGAGGAGAGGTTAGAGAATCTAAGTTATGGGTTGAACAGTGAGGTTTTTGACATGGTGTTGAAGAGGTGCTTCACGGTACCACTGCTGGCTTTGAGGGTTTTCAATTGGCTGAAGCTCAAGGATGGGTATTGTCACACGACGCAGACATATAATACCATGTTGTACATTGCTGGAGAAGCTAAGGAATTTGGGTTGGTGAAGAGACTGGTGGAAGAAATGGATGAGTGTGGAATCCAAAAGGATGTTAAGACGTGGACCATTCTTATCACACACTATGGTAAGGCAAGGAAAATTAGTGAAGCATTGTTGGcctttgaaaatatgaaaaggtGTGATTGTGAACCGGATGCTGTTTCATATAGCGCAATTATCTGTTCACTTTGCAGTGCTGAGAAGGGAGACATTGCTATGGAGTTCTATACTGACATGGTCAGGAAGGATATGGTGTGTGATGTGAGGTTGTATGAGACAATCATGAAGTGCATGGCAAGATCGGGAGACGTGGCAGCTGTTAGATTACTTGGAAATGACATGATACGGTTGTCTGTGATGCCAGAAAACCGTGTCCATAGCTGTATGCTGAAGAACTTTTGCATTTCTGGGAGGATTGAAGAGGCTTTGGAATTGGTTCGGGACCTCAAAAGTAAAGATTTAGATCTTGAACCTGAAAATTATGAGAACTTGGTTAGAGGACTGTTTAAGGCAGATAGGATCACAGATGCTTTACATATTGTTGAAATTATGAAGAGAAGAGATATGGTTGATGAGAAGATCCATGGGATTATCATAAATGGGTATTTAGGGAGAAATGATGTTGACAGGGCGCTTAAAGTATTTCAAAGTATGAAAGAGTCTGGTTGTGTGCCTATTATTTCCACATATACCGAACTGATTCAACATCTCTTTAGATTGAGTAGATATGAAGAAGCTTGCATGATGTATGATGAGATGCTGGCAAAAGGAATTAAGCCAGATATTGTGGCAATAACAGCTATGGTTGCAGGTCATGTTTCACACAACCGTATATCTGAAGCATGGAAAATATTTAGTTGTATGGAATGCCAAGACATCAGGCCCACTCGGAAATCCTATGAGGTATTCATTAAGGAGCTTTGCAAGGGTTCAAGAACAGAAGACATTGTCAAAGTATTTCACGAAATGCAGGCTTCAAAGATTAAAATTCAAGATACTGTATTCCGTTGGGTTATAACATACATGGAGGAAAAGGGGGAGCTTACTATGATGGAGAAAATCCAGCAGATGCGTAAAGCATACACACTTGATTCTGAAAAGCTCAAGGAGTCAAACAAACAAGTATCTTTGGGAATTAAGGTGGAAAAGGATGTTAAAGTTGACCTATCAAAGTCAAAAATAGATTATTCCTCTACACACCGAAACCTTAAAACTTGCGCGGAGCTAGATATCCATGAAATTTGTAGGATACTTTCATCCTCTACAGATTGGTCCCTAATCCAAGAAAAATTGGAGAGAAGTACATTTCGCTTCACCCCAGAACTTGTTATAGAGATATTGCAAAGTTGCAGTATGCATGGTGGCTCTGTCCTAAAATTCTTTTCATGGGTGGGAAAGCAATCTGGGTTTCGACACACATTAGAATCTTACAACATGGCAATGAAAATTGCAGGCTCTGGCAAAGATTTCAAGCACATGCGCAGCTTGTTCTTTGAAATGCGAAGAAATAGTTATCCAATAACACCAGAAACATGGACAATCATGATAATGCTTTATGGTCGGACAGGTCTGACTGAGATGGCCATGAATTGTTTCAAAGAAATGAAAGCTGATGGTTATAGCCCCAATAGGAGTACATACAAGTATCTGATAATTGCCTTTTGTGGGAGGAAAGGAAGGAAGGTCGATGATGCTCTGGAAACATACTGTGAGATGATTGGTGCAGGATATACCCCTGACAAAGAACTGATTGAAGCTTACCTCGGTTGTTTATGtgaagttggtagagtgttgGAGGCCAGGAGATGTGCAGATTCACTTCAGAATTTTGGGTACACAGCCCATCTCAGTTATTCCGTGTTTATCAGATCTCTTTGTAGAGCTGGGAGAGTGGAAGAAGCATTGGCATTAATTAAAGAGGTTGGGGAAGAAAAGTCTAGTTTAGAGCAGCTAACTTGTGGAAGCATAGTTCATGGTCTATTACGTAAGGGTCGACTAGAAGAGGCATTGGCCAAGGTTGATGCCATGAAACAGAAGGGAATAGCACCTACCATCCATGTTTATACGTCACTGATGGTTCATTTCTTTAAAGAGAAACAAGTAGAGAAAGCTATTGAGACTTTTGAGGAGATGCAACAGTCAGGTCATGAACCAAACATTGTCACATATTCTGCACTTATACGTGGGTACATGAACGTGGGTAGGCCCATTGATGCATGGAATATCTTCTACCTTATGAAACTAAAGGGACCATTTCCTGATTTCAAAACGTATTCTATGTTCCTCACATGCCTTTGCAAGGTTGGGAGGTCTGAAGAAGCAATGCAACTTATTTCTGAAATGTTAGACAGTGGAATTGTTCCAAGTACTATAAATTTCCGAACGGTTTCTTATGGGCTAAACAGAGAAGGTAAAAATGATTTAGCCCGCATTGTATTGCAACAAAAGTCAGAACTAAGAAGAAAACGCAGGCTCGTAActtga
- the LOC106772625 gene encoding E3 ubiquitin-protein ligase RHF2A isoform X3, with translation MEVPEMGGKTETHLTSAAAFVEGGIQEACDDSCSICLENFSKSDPATVTNCKHDFHLQCILEWCQRSSQCPMCWQAISLKDATSQELLEAVEQERSLRDIPSRNASIFHLSQLEFQQLPMRDSDIEERILRHLAAAASMRRAHHLGRRESQRTRSSGHGNAHSVVYSTQPRAPPSATGAGSEPAAIPAGNPSAPLIFDGTQQSSPQQRPLLQTRSSSSFTSGSTVATTNLQGVHSNDGSFASHSLPASHDEPEPSEQSFSDSLLSKFSAVSMRYKESISKGTRGWKERLFSPNSSVSELGSEVRRELNAKIASVSRLIERLETARENKSAAGTSVSNHSNAETSNNQNNVEVHEENSFPGSNTSATFSAAPDSK, from the exons ATGGAG GTTCCAGAAATGGGAGGCAAGACCGAAACCCATTTGACATCAGCAGCAGCCTTTGTGGAAGGGGGGATTCAAGAAGCATGTGATGATTCTTGTAGCATATGCCTTGAGAATTTTAGCAAAAGTGATCCTGCAACT GTCACTAATTGCAAGCATGACTTCCATCTGCAGTGCATTCTTGAAtg GTGTCAGAGAAGCTCTCAATGCCCTATGTGTTGGCAAGCTATCAGCTTGAAGGATGCTACCAG TCAAGAACTGCTCGAGGCAGTAGAGCAGGAGAGGAGCTTGAGGGATATCCCATCCAGaaatgcttcaatttttcatctTTCGCAGCTTGAATTTCAGCAG TTACCAATGCGTGATTCTGATATCGAAGAGCGAATCCTTCGACATTTAGCTGCTGCAGCATCAATGAGGAGAGCACACCATCTTGGCCGGAGGGAAAGTCAACGAACTAGGTCATCTGGTCATGGCAATGCACACTCCGTAGTGTACTCAACTCAGCCTAGAGCACCTCCATCAGCTACTGGAGCGGGTAGTGAACCAGCTGCAATTCCTGCAGGAAATCCATCTGCTCCTCTTATATTTGATGGAACACAGCAATCATCACCACAGCAGAGGCCCCTATTACAAACTCGGagttcttcttcttttacttcTGGCTCTACAGTCGCAACAACAAATCTTCAAGGAGTTCACTCTAATGATGG AAGCTTTGCCTCTCATTCCTTGCCTGCAAGCCATGATGAACCAGAGCCATCAGAACAATCATTCTCAGATTCTCTCCTTTCCAAATTTAGTGCAGTATCCATGAG ATACaaagaatcaatttcaaagGGCACAAGGGGATGGAAGGAGAGGCTGTTCTCTCCTAATTCTTCAGTGTCAGAACTTGGTTCTGAAGTTAGGAGAGAATTGAATGCCAAAATTGCTAGTGTGTCCCGATTGATTGAGCGCCTTGAAACAGCAAGAGAAAATAAGAGCGCTGCAGGCACTTCTGTATCAAATCATTCCAATGCAGAGACCAGCAACAACCAAAACAATGTGGAAGTTCACGAAGAGAACTCTTTTCCTGGCAGTAATACTTCTGCTACTTTTTCTGCCGCCCCAGATTCAAAGTGA
- the LOC106772625 gene encoding E3 ubiquitin-protein ligase RHF2A isoform X2 produces MEVPEMGGKTETHLTSAAAFVEGGIQEACDDSCSICLENFSKSDPATVTNCKHDFHLQCILEWCQRSSQCPMCWQAISLKDATSQELLEAVEQERSLRDIPSRNASIFHLSQLEFQQLPMRDSDIEERILRHLAAAASMRRAHHLGRRESQRTRSSGHGNAHSVVYSTQPRAPPSATGAGSEPAAIPAGNPSAPLIFDGTQQSSPQQRPLLQTRSSSSFTSGSTVATTNLQGVHSNDGFASHSLPASHDEPEPSEQSFSDSLLSKFSAVSMRYKESISKGTRGWKERLFSPNSSVSELGSEVRRELNAKIASVSRLIERLETARENKSAAGTSVSNHSNAETSNNQNNVEVHEENSFPGSNTSATFSAAPDSKQNTCSDMTW; encoded by the exons ATGGAG GTTCCAGAAATGGGAGGCAAGACCGAAACCCATTTGACATCAGCAGCAGCCTTTGTGGAAGGGGGGATTCAAGAAGCATGTGATGATTCTTGTAGCATATGCCTTGAGAATTTTAGCAAAAGTGATCCTGCAACT GTCACTAATTGCAAGCATGACTTCCATCTGCAGTGCATTCTTGAAtg GTGTCAGAGAAGCTCTCAATGCCCTATGTGTTGGCAAGCTATCAGCTTGAAGGATGCTACCAG TCAAGAACTGCTCGAGGCAGTAGAGCAGGAGAGGAGCTTGAGGGATATCCCATCCAGaaatgcttcaatttttcatctTTCGCAGCTTGAATTTCAGCAG TTACCAATGCGTGATTCTGATATCGAAGAGCGAATCCTTCGACATTTAGCTGCTGCAGCATCAATGAGGAGAGCACACCATCTTGGCCGGAGGGAAAGTCAACGAACTAGGTCATCTGGTCATGGCAATGCACACTCCGTAGTGTACTCAACTCAGCCTAGAGCACCTCCATCAGCTACTGGAGCGGGTAGTGAACCAGCTGCAATTCCTGCAGGAAATCCATCTGCTCCTCTTATATTTGATGGAACACAGCAATCATCACCACAGCAGAGGCCCCTATTACAAACTCGGagttcttcttcttttacttcTGGCTCTACAGTCGCAACAACAAATCTTCAAGGAGTTCACTCTAATGATGG CTTTGCCTCTCATTCCTTGCCTGCAAGCCATGATGAACCAGAGCCATCAGAACAATCATTCTCAGATTCTCTCCTTTCCAAATTTAGTGCAGTATCCATGAG ATACaaagaatcaatttcaaagGGCACAAGGGGATGGAAGGAGAGGCTGTTCTCTCCTAATTCTTCAGTGTCAGAACTTGGTTCTGAAGTTAGGAGAGAATTGAATGCCAAAATTGCTAGTGTGTCCCGATTGATTGAGCGCCTTGAAACAGCAAGAGAAAATAAGAGCGCTGCAGGCACTTCTGTATCAAATCATTCCAATGCAGAGACCAGCAACAACCAAAACAATGTGGAAGTTCACGAAGAGAACTCTTTTCCTGGCAGTAATACTTCTGCTACTTTTTCTGCCGCCCCAGATTCAAA gCAAAACACTTGCTCAGATATGACATGGTGA
- the LOC106772856 gene encoding protein WVD2-like 4 → MESDNGVAMEDEKHVIGETTNENINKESENSCNAEIQTKNEASESTVKVEGLKSTASRNSKLAKEHGGKGDVASKKNKSVTKDKPNLKSKTSPQTHRPNLSKSLSFPAKSAARDVMKKSINGNLVKTETKHVNGARAQPSIRRSSRLTNNEVNSKESDKNTGNSNHKTSLTSMTSPKSSEIGESSPVVNVVSKNLTSEASLPVDQISTPAKTEKPNKEDDDAHSTTSSHTPRRRSSGSGFSFRLEERAEKRKEFFSKLEEKIQEKEAEKTNQQEKSKENQEAEIKQLRKTMTFKATPMPSFYKEPPPKVELKKIPITRPKSPKLGRNKGYVVNHSDDKSCSTPHAKQQQNDSTKAKVKGTNKEVISKKPIRKTQAKLQSQETAIGKTENNSVKPTKINQDVKAGTGNNKECHDPPVCNSEYQDDMELESKTELTQNDALVLNSSTPEIVSYEVTVGV, encoded by the exons ATGGAATCTGACAATGGAGTTGCTATGGAGGACGAGAAACATGTTATTGGGGAAACAACTAATGAGAACATAAACAAGGAATCTGAAAACAGTTGCAATGCTGAAATTCAGACCAAGAATGAGGCATCTGAATCCACTGTAAAAGTTGAAGGGCTCAAATCTACAGCAAGTAGAAACTCAAAACTTGCCAAG GAACATGGTGGCAAAGGTGATGTTGCTTCAAAGAAGAACAAATCTGTCACCAAAGACAAACCCAATTTGAAGTCCAAAACTTCACCTCAAACACACAGGCCAAACCTCTCCAAGAGCCTTTCTTTCCCAGCCAAATCAGCTGCTAGAGATGTCATGAAGAAAAGCATTAATGGAAATCTTGTGAAGACAGAAACTAAGCATGTTAATGGGGCCAGAGCTCAGCCTTCTATTCGTCGTTCAAGCAGGCTGACAAACAATGAAGTTAACTCAAAGGAGTCTGATAAAAACACTGGAAATTCAAACCATAAGACCTCTTTAACATCCATGACTAGCCCTAAAAGCTCTGAG ATTGGAGAGTCTTCTCCAGTGGTGAATGTGGTTTCCAAGAACCTTACATCTGAGGCATCCTT ACCTGTTGATCAGATTTCAACCCCAGCAAAAACTGAAAAACCAAATAAAGAGGACGATGATGCTCACTCCACAACTTC AAGTCATACTCCTCGAAGGAGAAGCAGTGGTTCTGGATTTTCCTTCAGATTGGAAGAAAGAGCAGAAAAGAGGAAGGAG TTCTTCTCAAAGTTAGAAGAGAAAATTCAGGAAAAGGAAGCAGAGAAAACTAATCAGCAAGAGAAATCAAAG GAAAACCAGGAGGCTGAGATCAAGCAATTGAGGAAGACTATGACATTCAAAGCCACTCCAATGCCAAGTTTCtacaaggaacctcctccaaaaGTTGAATTGAAGAAG ATACCTATAACACGCCCAAAATCTCCTAAGCTTGGAAGGAACAAAGGATATGTTGTGAACCATTCAGATGATAAATCTTGCTCTACTCCTCATGCAAAACAGCAACAAAATGATTCAACCAAGGCAAAGGTAAAGGGTACTAATAAAGAAGTGATTTCAAAGAAACCAATCAGAAAAACTCAAGCCAAGCTGCAGTCTCAGGAAACTGCAATTGGAAAAACTGAGAATAATTCTGTGAAGCCTACTAAAATCAACCAAGATGTCAAAGCAGGCACAGGAAACAATAAAGAATGCCATGATCCTCCAGTTTGCAATTCTGAATATCAAGATGACATGGAGCTAGAATCCAAAACTGAGCTTACTCAGAATGATGCACTGGTCTTAAATTCATCCACACCCGAGATTGTATCATACGAGGTTACTGTGGGAGTGTAG
- the LOC106772222 gene encoding putative RNA polymerase II subunit B1 CTD phosphatase RPAP2 homolog: protein MAKDKVVSVKDAVFKLQTLLLEGIQNEDQLFAAGSLMSRSDYEDIVTERSITNVCGYPLCCNALPSERPRKGRYRISLKEHKVYDLQETYLFCSSNCVVSSKAFAGSLQVERCSALNPEKINNILKLFENLNLEQTENVGKDGDVGLSDLKIQEKTVTSSGEVSLEEWVGPSNAIEGYVPKPRERESKGSRKSVKKGSKAGHGKSFNNKDLINNEMNFVSTIIMQDEYSVSKASPGQTDTIAVNRQPEKVGLQIVRKDEDSIQDLSSSFKSGLNLGTSEKEKEVSKSYEAVVQSSPNLASKKKDSHSVSISERQYDQEKHNSSRKSVQGKGETSRVTVNGGASTSNFDPDNVKEKFQVEKVGGSCETKLKSSLKSAGQKKPNRTVTWADEKINGAGNKDLCEVKEFGDIRKEYESLGNVDVADDEDMLRQASAEACAIALSQASEAVASGDSDVIDAVSEAGITILPRPHDAVEEGTIEDDDILQNDSVTLKWPRKPGVSDIDFFESDDSWFDAPPEGFSLTLSPFATMWNAVFSWMTSSSLAYIYGRDESFHEEYLSVNGREYPCKVVLSDGRSSEIKQTLAGCLARAFPALVAGLGLPIPISTLEQGMACLLETMSFVDALPPFRTKQWQVVTLLFVDALSVCRIPALISYMTDRRSLFHKVLSGSQIGIEEYEILKDLVVPLGRAPHISAQSGA from the exons ATGGCAAAGGACAAAGTTGTTTCTGTCAAAGATGCAGTTTTCAAATTGCAAACGTTACTCCTTGAAGGCATTCAAAATGAAGATCAGCTGTTTGCTGCTGGATCTTTGATGTCAAGGAGTGACTATGAAGATATTGTAACTGAACGGTCCATCACAAACGTGTGTGGTTACCCACTCTGCTGCAATGCTTTGCCGTCTGAGCGCCCTCGAAAGGGTAGATACCGGATATCACTGAAGGAGCACAAGGTCTATGACCTACAAGAGACTTACCTGTTTTGTTCTTCGAATTGTGTTGTTAGCAGCAAAGCTTTTGCTGGGAGCTTGCAAGTGGAGAGATGCTCAGCTTTAAACCCagaaaagataaacaacatACTTAAGTTATTTGAGAATTTGAATCTGGAACAGACAGAAAATGTGGGAAAGGATGGAGATGTAGGTTTGTCCGATTTGAAAATTCAGGAGAAAACTGTAACAAGCAGTGGGGAGGTGTCTCTGGAGGAGTGGGTTGGACCATCAAATGCAATTGAGGGATATGTGCCAAAACCAAGGGAGCGTGAATCTAAGGGTTCACGGAAAAGTGTTAAAAAAG GGTCCAAAGCTGGTCATGGCAAGTCATTCAATAACAAAGATTTAATTAACAATGAGATGAACTTCGTGAGTACTATTATTATGCAAGATGAGTATAGTGTTTCAAAAGCATCCCCAGGTCAAACAGACACAATAGCTGTAAACAGGCAACCTGAAAAGGTTGGCCTTCAAATTGTCAGGAAAGATGAGGATAGCATTCAAGATCTGTCTTCATCTTTTAAGAGTGGTTTAAATTTAGGTACctcagaaaaagagaaagaagtatCCAAATCATATGAAGCAGTGGTCCAATCCTCTCCCAATCTGGCTAGTAAGAAGAAAGATTCACATTCTGTTTCCATATCAGAAAGACAATATGATCAGGAAAAGCATAATTCCTCAAGGAAATCAGTTCAAGGTAAAGGGGAGACAAGTAGAGTTACTGTTAATGGTGGTGCTTCCACTTCCAATTTTGATCCTGACAATGTTAAAGAGAAATTCCAAGTAGAAAAAGTGGGTGGATCGTGTGAGACTAAACTCAAATCTTCCCTTAAATCTGCTGGTCAAAAGAAACCTAACCGCACTGTTACTTGGGCGGATGAGAAAATCAATGGTGCTGGGAATAAAGATCTTTGTGAGGTTAAAGAATTTGGAGATATTAGAAAAGAATATGAGTCACTAGGTAACGTAGATGTTGCTGATGATGAGGATATGCTACGTCAAGCATCGGCAGAAGCTTGTGCAATTGCATTAAGCCAAGCATCAGAAGCAGTTGCATCTGGAGACTCAGACGTCATTGATGCTG TTTCTGAAGCTGGAATTACTATATTGCCTCGGCCACATGATGCTGTTGAGGAAGGTACTATAGAGGATGATGATATACTACAAAATGATTCAGTTACTCTGAAATGGCCAAGAAAGCCTGGAGTTTCGGACATTGATTTCTTTGAATCTGATGACTCATGGTTTGATGCTCCACCAGAGGGTTTCAGTTTGACT TTATCACCTTTTGCAACTATGTGGAATGCCGTCTTTTCGTGGATGACATCATCCTCTTTGGCATATATATATGGAAGGGATGAAAGTTTTCATGAAGAATACCTATCAGTCAATGGGAGAGAATATCCTTGCAAAGTTGTCTTGTCAGATGGTCGGTCATCTGAAATAAAGCAAACATTAGCAGGTTGTCTTGCTCGAGCTTTTCCTGCACTTGTTGCTGGGCTTGGACTGCCAATACCAATATCCACCTTGGAGCAAGGGATG GCATGCTTGCTGGAGACAATGTCATTTGTGGATGCACTTCCACCTTTCAGAACAAAGCAATGGCAAGTGGTTACTCTTTTGTTTGTTGATGCATTGTCCGTTTGTAGAATACCTGCTCTTATCTCATACATGACGGATAGGAGGTCTTTGTTTCACAAG GTTTTGAGTGGTTCtcaaataggtatagaagaatATGAGATTTTGAAGGATCTTGTTGTACCACTCGGCCGGGCACCCCATATCTCTGCCCAAAGTGGGGCATGA
- the LOC106772625 gene encoding E3 ubiquitin-protein ligase RHF2A isoform X1 codes for MEVPEMGGKTETHLTSAAAFVEGGIQEACDDSCSICLENFSKSDPATVTNCKHDFHLQCILEWCQRSSQCPMCWQAISLKDATSQELLEAVEQERSLRDIPSRNASIFHLSQLEFQQLPMRDSDIEERILRHLAAAASMRRAHHLGRRESQRTRSSGHGNAHSVVYSTQPRAPPSATGAGSEPAAIPAGNPSAPLIFDGTQQSSPQQRPLLQTRSSSSFTSGSTVATTNLQGVHSNDGSFASHSLPASHDEPEPSEQSFSDSLLSKFSAVSMRYKESISKGTRGWKERLFSPNSSVSELGSEVRRELNAKIASVSRLIERLETARENKSAAGTSVSNHSNAETSNNQNNVEVHEENSFPGSNTSATFSAAPDSKQNTCSDMTW; via the exons ATGGAG GTTCCAGAAATGGGAGGCAAGACCGAAACCCATTTGACATCAGCAGCAGCCTTTGTGGAAGGGGGGATTCAAGAAGCATGTGATGATTCTTGTAGCATATGCCTTGAGAATTTTAGCAAAAGTGATCCTGCAACT GTCACTAATTGCAAGCATGACTTCCATCTGCAGTGCATTCTTGAAtg GTGTCAGAGAAGCTCTCAATGCCCTATGTGTTGGCAAGCTATCAGCTTGAAGGATGCTACCAG TCAAGAACTGCTCGAGGCAGTAGAGCAGGAGAGGAGCTTGAGGGATATCCCATCCAGaaatgcttcaatttttcatctTTCGCAGCTTGAATTTCAGCAG TTACCAATGCGTGATTCTGATATCGAAGAGCGAATCCTTCGACATTTAGCTGCTGCAGCATCAATGAGGAGAGCACACCATCTTGGCCGGAGGGAAAGTCAACGAACTAGGTCATCTGGTCATGGCAATGCACACTCCGTAGTGTACTCAACTCAGCCTAGAGCACCTCCATCAGCTACTGGAGCGGGTAGTGAACCAGCTGCAATTCCTGCAGGAAATCCATCTGCTCCTCTTATATTTGATGGAACACAGCAATCATCACCACAGCAGAGGCCCCTATTACAAACTCGGagttcttcttcttttacttcTGGCTCTACAGTCGCAACAACAAATCTTCAAGGAGTTCACTCTAATGATGG AAGCTTTGCCTCTCATTCCTTGCCTGCAAGCCATGATGAACCAGAGCCATCAGAACAATCATTCTCAGATTCTCTCCTTTCCAAATTTAGTGCAGTATCCATGAG ATACaaagaatcaatttcaaagGGCACAAGGGGATGGAAGGAGAGGCTGTTCTCTCCTAATTCTTCAGTGTCAGAACTTGGTTCTGAAGTTAGGAGAGAATTGAATGCCAAAATTGCTAGTGTGTCCCGATTGATTGAGCGCCTTGAAACAGCAAGAGAAAATAAGAGCGCTGCAGGCACTTCTGTATCAAATCATTCCAATGCAGAGACCAGCAACAACCAAAACAATGTGGAAGTTCACGAAGAGAACTCTTTTCCTGGCAGTAATACTTCTGCTACTTTTTCTGCCGCCCCAGATTCAAA gCAAAACACTTGCTCAGATATGACATGGTGA